One Nonomuraea angiospora DNA segment encodes these proteins:
- the deoC gene encoding deoxyribose-phosphate aldolase, protein MTTSLADVASSDSALRAFLHGLPGVDRVGADQRAAMLGTRSIKTTAKAQAIDLAISMVDLTTLEGADTAGKVRAMCTKAVHPGGGAPRVAAVCVYPDLVEVAVQALAGTGVKVASVATAFPSGRSSLEVKVSDTALAVAAGADEIDMVIDRGAFLSGRYLKVFEEIVAVKAACGPAHLKVILETGELAAYDNVRRASWLAMLAGADFIKTSTGKVSPAATLPVTLIMLEAVRDFRDATGRQVGVKPAGGIRTTKDAIKNLVLVHETAGDDWLSPDWFRLGASSLLNDLLMQRQKLATGRYAGPDYFTLD, encoded by the coding sequence CGGCGTTGACCGGGTCGGCGCGGACCAGCGGGCGGCGATGCTCGGCACCCGTTCGATCAAGACCACCGCCAAGGCGCAGGCCATCGACCTGGCCATCTCCATGGTCGACCTGACCACCCTCGAAGGAGCCGACACGGCCGGCAAGGTGCGGGCGATGTGCACCAAGGCCGTCCACCCCGGCGGCGGCGCACCCCGGGTGGCCGCCGTGTGCGTCTACCCTGACCTGGTCGAGGTCGCCGTCCAGGCGCTGGCCGGGACCGGCGTCAAGGTGGCCTCGGTCGCCACCGCCTTCCCCAGCGGCCGTTCCTCGCTGGAGGTCAAGGTGAGCGACACCGCGCTGGCGGTGGCGGCGGGCGCCGACGAGATCGACATGGTGATCGACCGGGGCGCGTTCCTGTCCGGCCGGTACCTGAAGGTGTTCGAGGAGATCGTGGCGGTCAAGGCCGCGTGCGGCCCGGCGCATCTCAAGGTGATCCTGGAGACCGGCGAGCTGGCCGCCTACGACAACGTGCGGCGCGCGTCCTGGCTGGCGATGCTGGCCGGCGCCGACTTCATCAAGACCTCCACGGGCAAGGTGTCCCCGGCCGCGACGCTGCCGGTGACGCTGATCATGCTGGAGGCGGTGCGTGACTTCCGTGACGCGACCGGCCGGCAGGTGGGCGTGAAGCCCGCGGGCGGCATCCGCACCACCAAGGACGCCATCAAGAACCTGGTGCTGGTGCACGAGACGGCCGGCGATGACTGGCTGTCGCCGGACTGGTTCCGGCTGGGCGCCTCCTCGCTGCTGAACGATCTGCTGATGCAGCGCCAGAAGCTGGCCACCGGCCGGTATGCCGGCCCCGACTACTTCACCCTGGACTGA